The window CAGATGATAATTCAGGAAAAAAATGTTTAGTCTCCTCTGTTACTTAAGATGGTAGAGGTTGAATTGATAACATGAGAAGCTTTCTTTAACAGGTTTCTCTTGTGATCAATTATGATCTCCCCAACAACCGTGAGCTCTACATCCATCGTATTGGACGATCTGGTCGTTTCGGGCGTAAGGTAActgatttattatatagtttagaCGTTGTTTCTTGTCGATTAGTATGTTATAATTCTCTTAACATGGAggggatatatatatttaacaactTTGCGGTCATCATTGTAGGGTGTTGCGATCAACTTTGTTAAAAGCGACGACATCAAGATCCTCCGGGACATTGAGCAGTACTACAGTACTCAGATTGACGAGATGCCAATGAATGTAGCTGATCTTATCTAAAAGACCTTTGTCTGAGATCTTCTGGGATGGTCTTTGTGCTTTCGGTGGTGAAAGTGTCTGAATGAGGAGGTTTTGTTCAGAGCTTGTGTTCAGGTTATTGCACTATCTTATGAGATGCTTCCACTCAAAACCCGACCCCCTTTGATGTTTTCGTGGGTTCTTTTGAACACTTTGTGGTAAATGCTTTATGATTTGAGAAAcgatttaggtttagggtttgattttggtgttttgattgtggCTCAAATCTCAGCTCAGCTATCATTAACTGCAAGACTTATTGTCTTAAgtgttttcttattttgtataaCTTTGATTATATTTTTGCAAAACAAAGCCCAAATCAGTGACTAAAATTGTGAATTCCAGATTCGTGAAAATGGCCATTGCCTTTTGGGGGATGGCAATGTTGAAAAGTCATATCAATGAGCTTGAAGAAAGCTTAGCTACTTTACATTCACTTCTAAATCTTATTTTGAGTTTTATTATAGTAAaccatgaagaagaagatacaaatccAATTATGTCATAATAACATGGTTATTTGAGAATATTTAAATCTCCAAAATAACTACCCTTTTTTCCTTGGGACAATATAGTTTGATAAACTTGTGATTTGGTAAATAGATTTGTTTGTGGCGTAATTTGGGAGTTGTTTTTCAGAACATTATTGGACTATCAATCCAACCATTTTTTGTcatctaaataatatatatgtcgtgtttcaaaaaaaaaacaaaacaatatatcTGTCATAACTTTTACAGCTGCAGTTCGGGTCTACATGGTAAAACGTTTATTTTCGTGACAACAGTGAACAAAGATTCTGTAAAAGTACATTTTAGCAAGATGCACAAAAGTGGGTATGTTAGGGTATGACAGTTTTAGTCTACGTTTGTGGTATAGTACTAAGTACCATTATTCATGAACGAATCTCATTTTCAAGAATTTCAAATCTAGGGAGGCATGTGACGTATATGGCCAAGAAAATATTCCTCCcgtgattttgattttgaattgtTTTATACATAATGCTCAACGCATGATTTTTGAAAGGCCAATATGTTGATTTATTTGCATCCAAAGTAACAGAATTACATGCATTCTCAAAACTACAGTTTTTTGACGCATGCAACTGCTTGTAATATACCCTGAGTAGTGCATGTGGGTGATGATTATATGATGATCtcgatttaaatatatataaagagaaaCAACACAAATTTAGGAATGTAGTTGATTAACAAAGTCTTGGAAAATTAGAACTCGAATGAAAATGTCCATGAGTCGCCAATCTTGACACTATTTCACTCTTCTTTTCCTTACAAACCTTTTCAGAATGATCCATCACTTTATGCCAATGCCTCCTCTCTAAATCCACCCTTAGATCATCTTCAAACCCATCAACTAATCTCTCTGATATCCCAAATCCTTTCAGACGCACCAGTATCGGTTTCTCTTCTAAGTACTTGCGCGAATTCCTTGTCTTGTTTAGTTTAATCTTGTCTTCTCTTGAGTCTGGTAGAGTTTCGTTCGATAGTTGTTGTGACTTGAGTGCTTGAACTGCAATACTTGGAGGGATCTTGGGATTTTTTGCAAGTTGTTTGCATATCTCCAGTGTTAGTTTCTTGTAGTTTAAACATCGACATAGTTTTGTTCTATCTCCGGATGATAGATTTGGATGAGACTGCAACATCATAGTATCacaaaaaattagttaatatatatattgactcATCACAGAGATTATATAGTAATAAACAATTTTCACGTGATACTACTAATTTTGTTCTTACTATTCAGAAACTGGTGaagcaatagtaactagtcaaacaAAAGACAGCTAACATTGTCATATTCTGACATGAATGTGGAATAAGgacaatatattatattatcacACATTGCAATTGATtctatttttacatattaaattGTTGCAATTACtctttttatttgataaaaccATATAACGTTTTAAGTTTCTATCAAATATTTCTTAAACAAATCTAAACGTGAAAAgaaattgaaacaaaattatCGTTTGAGTTTTTACAATTTTCAACTTAATGTTtgatatatagaaaataatattagttggttattttaaaatataggcATAATAATTAACATCTTAACTAGGTAACATAAATTTAAATGTAAAAGAAAGACAGAAAGAAAACTTAAGGCTTTTTCATATCTTGAGAACTGTAAAAAGCCAAACTATATTGgaagttattaaaaatatatatactggAAGTTGAAGTTATTTGCTTCTTTGTCACCTTCTATTTCACTctacttagtttttttttttcatttttgtgcaAAAATCATTTTTCTAATTTCCAACATtcaattattttgataaaaagacaaagaaaaaaaaaacatactgaaTAAAAATCTGACCTCCAGATAGATGTCAATGGCTCTGAATAGTCCATCAAACCAATCTCTAGCTGAACCTGGCAAACTCTCAGCAACTTCAAGAAACTTTGACACTTCAAGATTCTGGTCTGGAGATATCTCTCTCAGATACTTATCAGTCAACTTTCCCATTCTTCTAAACTTCAAATCCTCATCTCCTTCTGTGTTACAACTACTCACGAACACTTTGAGTAACCTTATCACCAAATCAACATCATAAACCCCTttttctcccttctctcttgtCGGTATCAGAAGATCATCAAGTGTTGCTTGATCTAACATTTCTCCTATGACTCTCTCTAAACCATTTCTTGACTCCTTGCTGATGCTAAAACCCGATAAAACCCGAAGAACCCAGAGGAGTTTCCTGCAGCAAAACGCGGTTTTCGCAATCAAGATCACTCCCTGAACCGCTGTATCAGCTAAACctgcatactcgagcttgtTGTTTGATTTGTAATGGACCTTTGTCTTGAGGTAATGGAGGAGAAATCTTGTTAGGACTAAACTGTCATTGTTCTGATCGTAAGATCCAAGGTTCTTTACCAGCTTCTCGATGATTTTTGGCCCGAGACTTGACAAATCTTCAAACCACCACTCGTTGCTTGTCTTGCAAGAAAACGATCTCGAAGTTGACCTAGTCTTTGCCGTCTCTGGTGACATAGAAGAGGTTGAAGCAGAGGAAGATGTTGAGATTGAGGCAAAGACTTGACTCATGTCCGAACCCTGAGCGATTTTTGCCAAAACCCCGAAAACTAGCTTATCGACAAGACCGTACGAATCTGCGTGTAAGAACACTTGCTCACAGCTCTTAAGGCATGAAACTATGTCGTTCCATGACCAGTAGAACATTCCTTCAAGAAACTTCTCTGTTTGAAGCGAGAGATTCTCTGTCATCTCAAGAAACACAGAAGAACAATACAAGATGGAGACATTTGAGACATTGATTGAGATTCCTCGGCCATTAGTGTAACAGAATCTTGAAACCAAGTCGAACCCATTTGATCCACCTGGAAAGTCTTCGATATGGAGAATGATTCTATTGTTCTTGTTGTTCTGttttatcatcttcttcaagAACCCTGAGTACTCTGAGATCAAACcctaaccaaaaaaattaacagTGAGATAAAGTTTAAGTCAGATCATAGAAATAGTGGAAGTTAGGTTTAGATTAGAGTTATTACCTTGTTGACAAAGAAAGTGAAGTCTTGATTGAGATTGATTTGAAGATCACAGAGAAGAGACATTGTGTGAACTTCTTTGCATTTGATGATGAATGAAGCTTCTAATGAGTGACTCTTGTGAGCTTTCGTTTGTTCTTTTTGGTTTGTTCAGCGAGCAATAATAGTTATCACATGGAAACAACTATTTATATAGAAAccatttatatatcttttattcgGCATCCTTAGTCTTTATGTGtatataaaatctttttttttgtcttccttTTAGAACTTTCACAtgattaattatgtaaaacatatTTATACAAGCATATGGtagattataaatttataaaagagAACGTGGATCACAACATCTAAAACTAACTAACGtagatatatacataatttagtgATTTGCACTAATGTCTTTGATGTCCATTTTCAAATCCGCATGTAATAATAATACATGTTGGTTTCTGAAGGCAGGTTGATGGATATGGGGGCACATGCATCCATGATAATATCGTAGTTATAGTTTTTGCTGacccatttaaaaaatattctagCTTCGCCctgaaaataataatagatgAATAGTGTACATGATGACTTTATTGGtcgactttttttttataatccagGTATTCGGACCTTTCATTTAGTCCGACTATCCCACCACGTCCAATCGGAATTGGCGAAAAAGGTTCTGGAAGCCAAACGGAAACCTTATTAAATCCACTGTGGCCGAGACGCAAACTCGTAATGGCGGACACCTCAACCGAGGTTCCTTTACCACCAGACCACGAGGCTCGATTTATTGGTCGACTTTTTGTTGTGTGAACTTATACGAATCATTTCATAACTGAAATCTGTTATATGCTTACTATTTTTGATACTGAATCTGGCTATTAGATTGACATCCATTAAGATTGATTTTTTCATCCAGTTATAAATATAGTTAGAATTAATTGAATAACAGTTTgaatttttgtacaattttcaTTTCAACTCGTCATGAAACAAAACATATCCCTTTCATTTTTGGTCATTACTGTTTTGCATCAAATAAACATGTTATTATGACCAACGAGGAATTGGTCTAATGgttaaaacttttaaattatCTAGTATGCGTCTAAAAGGTTATAGGTTTAAGTTCCGTTAAAAGCCATTGGCCATTTTTCTTCGAAGTAGAGTAAATTTAAAATGGTGTATGCTTCGCTCAAGGGAGATATCACCGAATGATGTAGGCTAGTCGATCATGTTGTGTACTTAATTTGAATCTTGGTGAAAGAAATATTGTATACAATGTTTTTGGTATTAGTGCAGGTTGATTTCAGACCAACAAAACCGATTCAAAGTTCAAACTCCTAATTAAGAAAATAACGTTTATCTAAACCGTTCAGAATTTGAGTTATTAAATATTCAATTTGATTTACTTATAAGTTATTACATCCCTGATCCCTGTAAAGATATACACCTTTCGGTTTATTACTGTCAATCATCCATAAGGAAACATAAACCTTGACTAAAGTTATGCATTGACgggatatattttatttaaaacttcATATATTTTTAGTCTGCAGAGTTCAAATCGATATGACGAGGCGttgagaaaacaaaggttttaTAGAGTATAGCTAATTaacattaaacaaaattattggGAGACTCGCCTAACTATTGTGTGTACGAAAAAGTGTATCAATTTTTTTCAGAATCAAATATTCATATACAACTATTTACAATTAATTGTTTGTAATCCAGTTTGTCATTGTTTTCGGTCCAGCTGCTTGTAttagttaaataattatataaaagtaaaattttcatTGGATGTCAGCCCAAATAATAAtaccaaaaactctgaatatatatatgttgatttttctcacatttttttctGTTATAAATCCACTGGTCACCACTTACCAGTAGTGGTTAAAACTGATTTTCAAATATGCAAATATCCATCACAGAAAGTGATGCTTCATGAATTCACTTCTGACTTGTCCATAGCACAAGGACTATGCTACTCAAGTAGCATTACAAAACTCTGTATCATATGCTGTTTTATACATACGCACacgtatatataatatataagcgAGTCCCCTTTTGTTTTTACGTGAATTATAAATATTCCTACTCTCTTGGccttatattataaaatttgtaatacTACTTTCCAAATTTAATATGAATTGTCCAGAGTTTTGCTTCTTTTATTATAGGTTGCTTGCAGAGTTGGGAGCTTCACTTCCATTGCATGTGAATGGGTAGGGTTATGAGTAGTATGACTCGTATGTTTGTGAATACAGTCGACTACATGTTTTTTCATCATCATTATCCAAATCCAGCCATGCATTTGATAACTATAAACGAtacaaatatttagaaaaaagcATACACCATTCTCAGTATACAAGCCTTTTTATACTAGTTGTTGTATAAGGAATATTTCTCAAGATTACAATCTTGAATATCTAGATGAACAAAGAAATGAATAATTGAATATGTAGAGTCGAAGCATGCTCTTGAAATTCACGATTCTAAtacaattataaattataaactaagaaaatacatagttttaatcaatttaaaaacaaaatcatctATACATATTAACCATTTATAATTTTGGGAATTAATTTTTATCATAACATAAAAATGAGATAAATAGCTTTCCATTAGAAGTGGTGTCCAATCATTTGGAAATGTATTCTAAAAGTTATGACTAAATTACTATACACATATCAATTATGCCGCGAATAAAGAAGCATCCAAAAATCTTGAGAGTACAACGGACAATAAGTCCTTACAATAAAATACTTTAATAATTAACTTGATGTGATTAACTGAATCACTGATGATCTCCTTTAAAGAAATTATTTATGTTGTTCAGTTGTTCACCATCAGGATGTTTGGCTTTGTTCACAAAATAGACTTGGTATTAATATTCAAAAAAGAACTGAAAACTATTTGTACTAACAATTTTTTAGACACAAGCGAAAATATATTAATGGATAAACCATCCAATAATTTTCTGTGATGAttataacaaagaaaaaaattggtttttaaACTAATACAAGTATAACAAGAGAAACCAGTCAATTAACTTATGGAGACAATTGGATCATCATGTCTCAGATGTGGTCTCGAAATCAAACCGACTAAGCCAAGATTTTGATA of the Brassica rapa cultivar Chiifu-401-42 chromosome A03, CAAS_Brap_v3.01, whole genome shotgun sequence genome contains:
- the LOC103859826 gene encoding BTB/POZ domain-containing protein At3g19850, translated to MSLLCDLQINLNQDFTFFVNKGLISEYSGFLKKMIKQNNKNNRIILHIEDFPGGSNGFDLVSRFCYTNGRGISINVSNVSILYCSSVFLEMTENLSLQTEKFLEGMFYWSWNDIVSCLKSCEQVFLHADSYGLVDKLVFGVLAKIAQGSDMSQVFASISTSSSASTSSMSPETAKTRSTSRSFSCKTSNEWWFEDLSSLGPKIIEKLVKNLGSYDQNNDSLVLTRFLLHYLKTKVHYKSNNKLEYAGLADTAVQGVILIAKTAFCCRKLLWVLRVLSGFSISKESRNGLERVIGEMLDQATLDDLLIPTREKGEKGVYDVDLVIRLLKVFVSSCNTEGDEDLKFRRMGKLTDKYLREISPDQNLEVSKFLEVAESLPGSARDWFDGLFRAIDIYLESHPNLSSGDRTKLCRCLNYKKLTLEICKQLAKNPKIPPSIAVQALKSQQLSNETLPDSREDKIKLNKTRNSRKYLEEKPILVRLKGFGISERLVDGFEDDLRVDLERRHWHKVMDHSEKVCKEKKSEIVSRLATHGHFHSSSNFPRLC